One segment of Rickettsiella grylli DNA contains the following:
- a CDS encoding NACHT domain-containing protein codes for MPLDHEPLDYERDRYLESFTQVFVFFLEDSLTTYARNLIEQIPKSGKWADLASCVIRIITTGTLLGATGATVGAPVGAVVGAPTISSLLLPLASLSAVDLGVHYNRRKLFRMINLLMIYQRNKDNKLKIRKNLVVASVEVFKSFEIKFREATFQKNHELALIKLARDAVERMFNFFSENPSLLEEEDFLSVSNILKAIILGKSKRYRNIFSIPQRHLGHILDNNISTKRFYEDTPILKWVSENEMYCYKRNNAHDLTDFRLIFKWEEDTDESIPWGMDKITLLDNRKYTKSASVSESTLNTLTLFHLKEEELDEKKEKIFFELNSISINKTDDRIYQEMNELKKELMDIKKNISDLNLFMQVMTGQLTQSKPMKTHEVSQEVSDEDRLSAIYNRLKKDLEAADIFEIYIPLRAYFEFDFPHQTQFSLVEKVISFIQTNKQKSLLILGESGVGKTSFLIYLSQFIVKNFFFSIQSAVIPFYMRVSRLRNKNFKTVNSKQLLKDYYKFNDEEIEYVLKRKQTFCFLIDDVELNLELDVLFATLFKNFSSSHFIFTARSLNVLSLINDEEPLVINIALFNEESKLNYISEYKKINLFSSFIEENEKIYQRIKAISNLEKLTDKPFLLKIAMEILNPLEKFYFQSGIVTGPEYIYDDLFHIYTHVMYTKMAENFKFRKGITHINQQRLYDCFLNYVTNLAVLMKEIDMFEIDENLFNNLFFPEQIIKKKSCLKISFEQALLLKKFFSKNYNPILFENDDEFKQYKYGYQGCIVVRAYGMPGNISYAFIHQEFFNYFSNFNPSRRNEIKVFLESVQEKITDYTESVEDRSSHSSSSLLSEQEFYLPARSSSLTNIRRETSHVQRGLSKGRLGFYSMSRRDKGTSSYLSSGHSATTEDIDSKDVITEISHNFL; via the coding sequence ATGCCGCTTGATCACGAGCCGCTTGATTATGAGCGCGATAGATATTTAGAAAGTTTTACTCAGGTATTTGTTTTTTTTCTTGAAGATTCTTTAACAACGTATGCCCGTAATTTAATTGAGCAAATACCAAAATCGGGAAAATGGGCTGATTTAGCGAGCTGTGTTATTAGAATAATTACGACAGGGACCTTGCTGGGTGCTACCGGCGCTACAGTAGGTGCTCCAGTAGGAGCGGTTGTTGGCGCGCCTACAATTTCCTCATTGCTCTTACCTTTAGCATCGTTATCTGCAGTTGACCTGGGTGTTCATTATAATAGAAGAAAACTATTTCGAATGATAAATCTTTTAATGATTTACCAAAGAAATAAAGACAATAAATTAAAAATAAGAAAAAATCTCGTTGTTGCAAGCGTTGAAGTTTTTAAGAGTTTTGAAATTAAATTTAGAGAAGCTACGTTTCAAAAAAATCATGAATTAGCGTTGATAAAGTTAGCACGTGATGCGGTTGAGAGAATGTTTAATTTTTTTAGTGAAAACCCATCACTATTAGAAGAAGAAGATTTTTTAAGCGTTTCAAATATTCTTAAAGCAATTATTTTAGGAAAATCGAAACGATATCGCAATATATTTTCCATACCTCAGCGGCATTTAGGCCATATATTAGATAATAACATCAGTACAAAACGTTTTTATGAAGATACGCCGATATTAAAATGGGTTTCTGAGAATGAAATGTATTGCTATAAAAGAAATAATGCGCACGACCTTACAGATTTTAGACTTATTTTTAAATGGGAGGAAGATACCGATGAATCTATCCCCTGGGGCATGGATAAAATAACGTTGCTTGACAACAGAAAATACACTAAATCTGCATCTGTTTCAGAAAGTACATTAAACACCTTAACACTTTTTCATTTAAAAGAAGAAGAACTGGATGAAAAAAAGGAAAAAATATTTTTTGAATTAAATAGCATATCGATAAATAAAACTGATGATAGAATTTATCAAGAGATGAATGAATTAAAAAAAGAGCTAATGGATATTAAAAAAAATATTAGCGATTTAAATTTATTTATGCAAGTTATGACGGGACAGTTAACTCAAAGTAAACCGATGAAAACGCATGAGGTTTCACAAGAAGTGAGTGACGAAGATAGGCTATCGGCTATTTATAATCGATTAAAAAAAGATCTGGAAGCTGCAGATATTTTTGAAATTTATATCCCATTGCGTGCCTATTTTGAGTTTGATTTTCCGCATCAAACTCAGTTTTCTTTGGTTGAAAAAGTTATTTCTTTTATTCAAACCAACAAACAAAAAAGTTTATTGATTTTGGGTGAATCCGGCGTTGGTAAAACAAGTTTTTTGATCTATTTGTCCCAGTTTATAGTAAAGAATTTTTTTTTTTCAATACAAAGCGCCGTAATTCCTTTTTATATGCGTGTTTCTCGACTTAGAAATAAAAATTTTAAAACAGTCAATAGTAAACAATTATTAAAAGATTATTATAAATTTAATGATGAAGAAATTGAGTATGTATTAAAAAGAAAACAAACATTTTGTTTTTTAATAGATGATGTCGAATTAAATTTAGAACTTGACGTATTGTTCGCCACGCTATTTAAAAATTTTTCCTCGAGTCATTTTATTTTTACAGCGCGTTCGCTTAACGTGCTGAGCTTAATTAATGACGAAGAACCGCTTGTTATAAATATAGCTCTTTTCAATGAGGAATCAAAATTAAATTACATTAGCGAATATAAAAAAATAAATTTATTTTCTTCATTCATTGAGGAGAATGAAAAAATTTATCAACGCATTAAAGCAATTTCTAATCTGGAGAAATTAACAGATAAACCTTTTTTATTAAAGATTGCGATGGAGATTCTTAACCCACTTGAAAAATTTTATTTTCAAAGCGGTATTGTAACCGGGCCTGAATATATATACGACGATTTGTTTCATATCTATACCCATGTAATGTATACGAAAATGGCTGAAAATTTTAAATTCAGAAAAGGGATAACCCATATCAACCAACAAAGACTTTACGATTGTTTTTTAAATTATGTGACTAATTTAGCCGTTTTAATGAAAGAAATTGATATGTTTGAAATCGATGAAAATTTATTTAATAATCTATTTTTCCCAGAGCAAATTATCAAGAAAAAGAGCTGTTTAAAAATATCATTCGAACAAGCATTATTATTAAAAAAATTTTTTTCTAAAAATTACAACCCCATACTTTTTGAAAACGATGACGAATTTAAGCAATATAAATACGGTTATCAAGGGTGTATCGTTGTACGTGCCTATGGAATGCCAGGTAATATTAGTTACGCCTTTATTCATCAGGAATTTTTCAATTATTTTTCTAATTTTAACCCAAGTCGAAGAAATGAAATTAAAGTATTCTTAGAATCGGTTCAAGAAAAAATAACTGATTACACGGAAAGTGTTGAAGATCGATCAAGCCATTCTTCTTCATCCCTTCTTTCTGAGCAAGAGTTTTATTTACCGGCGAGAAGCTCTTCTTTGACCAACATAAGAAGAGAAACATCTCATGTTCAACGGGGGTTGTCTAAAGGAAGATTGGGCTTTTATTCTATGAGTCGTAGAGATAAGGGTACATCGAGTTATCTATCCAGTGGACATAGTGCTACAACTGAAGATATCGATTCTAAGGATGTTATAACTGAAATTTCACACAATTTTCTTTAA
- a CDS encoding ankyrin repeat domain-containing protein yields the protein MPIENNAPINVANNCENKSTSLHHACKKGDILFVKFLIKKGVNLNAQDRYGVTPLSIACINGSTAIVNLLIENNADLNMVDHFKISPLLLAVAHRRTTIIELLKKRGAQLFSPGDNEGIWAYLVEKSDRNEFAKRIIDEVFVQNRGEIKPASIQQHEALSAYWDDCKNRLQEMESLKKMVFGRVSLFSFCTLKNIHQLATMSRNEAIQKMMNQVDFINHYPYYGIEIKKKFEEARARNEMIDHIIMGLERKRLTKTGPLTGLEELDREILAYLNQDDLASFREAVHYSR from the coding sequence ATGCCAATAGAGAACAATGCGCCGATTAACGTAGCGAATAATTGCGAAAATAAATCGACATCATTACATCATGCGTGTAAAAAAGGGGACATCCTATTCGTGAAATTTCTGATAAAAAAGGGAGTTAACCTTAATGCACAGGATCGTTATGGAGTTACCCCTTTGAGTATTGCCTGTATAAATGGCTCTACGGCAATAGTTAATCTACTGATAGAAAATAATGCGGATCTTAATATGGTTGACCATTTTAAAATATCACCCTTGCTGCTCGCAGTCGCCCATCGCAGAACAACGATAATCGAGTTGCTAAAAAAAAGAGGAGCTCAATTATTTTCTCCGGGCGATAATGAAGGAATATGGGCTTATTTAGTAGAAAAAAGTGATAGAAACGAATTTGCCAAACGAATTATTGATGAAGTATTCGTACAAAACCGAGGGGAAATAAAACCAGCGAGTATACAACAACACGAAGCATTATCCGCCTATTGGGATGACTGTAAAAATAGACTTCAGGAAATGGAATCGTTAAAAAAAATGGTTTTTGGTCGAGTGAGTTTGTTTAGTTTCTGCACTTTAAAGAATATCCATCAATTAGCGACAATGTCGCGTAATGAAGCGATACAAAAAATGATGAATCAAGTCGATTTTATTAATCACTATCCATACTACGGCATTGAAATTAAGAAAAAGTTTGAAGAGGCGAGGGCACGAAATGAAATGATCGATCACATTATAATGGGTCTTGAAAGAAAACGTTTAACGAAAACAGGACCGCTTACAGGTCTTGAAGAATTAGATCGGGAAATTCTAGCGTATTTGAATCAGGATGATTTAGCGTCTTTTAGGGAAGCCGTCCATTATTCACGCTAG